The following are from one region of the Advenella mimigardefordensis DPN7 genome:
- the fba gene encoding class II fructose-bisphosphate aldolase (catalyzes the reversible aldol condensation of dihydroxyacetonephosphate and glyceraldehyde 3-phosphate in the Calvin cycle, glycolysis, and/or gluconeogenesis) gives MALVSLRQLLDHAAEHGYGIPAFNVNNLEQIQAIMQAAASTDSPVILQASAGARKYAGEAFLRRLVEAAIESYPDIPVCMHQDHGASPAVCQASIRSGFSSVMMDGSLMADMKTPSSYDYNVAVTRQVADMAHCVGVSVEGELGCLGSLESGQAGEEDGSGAEGVLSHEQLLTDPEQAADFVARTGVDALAIAIGTSHGAYKFTRKPTGDILAIDRIRAIHERIPNTHLVMHGSSSVPQEWLEIIRQNGGDIRETYGVPVEEICEGIKNGVRKVNIDTDIRLAMTGAIRRTMMQDTAEFDPRKFFKEATAAARQICQDRFEAFGCAGRAASIKPIALEKMAGIYAKQAAAA, from the coding sequence ATGGCCCTCGTTTCTTTACGTCAATTGCTGGATCACGCCGCCGAGCATGGTTACGGCATTCCGGCATTCAATGTCAACAATCTGGAACAGATCCAGGCCATTATGCAGGCTGCCGCCAGTACTGATAGCCCGGTCATTCTGCAGGCCTCTGCCGGTGCACGCAAATATGCCGGCGAAGCCTTTCTGCGCCGCCTGGTCGAGGCGGCCATTGAGTCTTATCCGGATATCCCGGTGTGCATGCACCAGGATCATGGTGCCAGCCCGGCCGTATGTCAGGCGTCTATTCGCTCCGGTTTTTCAAGTGTGATGATGGACGGTTCGCTGATGGCCGACATGAAAACGCCCTCCAGCTACGACTATAATGTGGCCGTCACGCGCCAGGTTGCCGATATGGCCCACTGCGTAGGTGTGTCGGTTGAAGGTGAACTGGGCTGCCTGGGCTCACTCGAGTCAGGTCAGGCCGGTGAAGAAGACGGTTCCGGCGCCGAAGGCGTGTTGTCGCATGAACAGCTGCTGACCGACCCGGAACAGGCGGCCGACTTTGTCGCCCGGACAGGCGTGGATGCCCTGGCCATTGCCATTGGTACCAGCCATGGCGCCTATAAATTTACCCGCAAGCCCACCGGCGACATCCTGGCGATTGATCGCATCCGTGCCATCCACGAACGCATTCCCAACACACATCTGGTCATGCATGGTTCTTCCTCTGTTCCTCAGGAATGGCTGGAGATCATTCGCCAGAACGGCGGCGATATTCGTGAAACTTACGGCGTACCGGTAGAGGAAATTTGCGAAGGCATCAAAAACGGCGTTCGCAAAGTCAATATTGATACCGATATCCGTCTGGCAATGACCGGCGCCATTCGCCGCACCATGATGCAGGACACGGCAGAATTTGATCCGCGCAAATTTTTCAAAGAAGCCACTGCGGCGGCACGACAGATTTGCCAGGATCGCTTCGAAGCATTTGGCTGCGCCGGTCGCGCCGCTTCCATCAAACCGATAGCATTGGAAAAAATGGCCGGCATCTACGCCAAGCAGGCCGCAGCCGCCTGA
- a CDS encoding ribulose bisphosphate carboxylase small subunit → MRITQGTFSFLPDLTNEQITKQLQYCLNNGWAVGIEYTDDPHPRNTYWEMFGNPMFDLRDAAGILQEIEQARKTFPNHYIRVTAFDSTHTVESVVMSFIVNRPENEPGFRLVRQEIDGRRMRYTIESYAVAASAEGSRY, encoded by the coding sequence ATGCGAATTACACAAGGCACCTTTTCGTTTCTTCCTGATCTGACCAACGAACAGATTACCAAGCAACTGCAGTATTGCCTGAACAACGGCTGGGCTGTCGGTATCGAATATACCGATGATCCTCATCCGCGCAACACCTACTGGGAAATGTTCGGCAATCCCATGTTCGATCTGCGCGATGCCGCAGGCATCCTGCAGGAAATCGAACAGGCGCGCAAAACGTTCCCGAACCACTACATTCGGGTGACTGCATTCGACTCAACACACACCGTTGAATCTGTCGTTATGTCATTCATCGTCAATCGCCCCGAAAACGAGCCAGGCTTTCGCCTGGTCCGTCAGGAAATTGACGGACGGCGCATGCGCTATACGATTGAAAGCTATGCCGTGGCCGCCAGCGCTGAAGGCAGCCGTTATTGA
- a CDS encoding HAD-IA family hydrolase, with protein MLKALIFDVDGTLADTETVHLRAFNTAFILAGLDWYWDEDQYKQLLAISGGKERMAHYWLSIDPEGASTLQAARKIREVHAIKTEEYARLVDNGQVTLRPGIHRLIIDAYCAGMPLAIATTTTAANVEALLLHCLGADWRKFFVTICDASTPGKKKPEPDVYLHALSALNVEASNCIAFEDSENGLRAATKAGISTIITPTHFTEGQDFSSAMLVLPHLGDPDLPVPAGNGIHQTLVDLLTLKCLHADPLLKAG; from the coding sequence ATGCTCAAGGCACTGATTTTTGACGTTGATGGAACACTGGCCGATACTGAAACCGTCCATCTGCGCGCATTCAATACCGCTTTTATCCTGGCAGGACTCGATTGGTACTGGGACGAAGACCAGTACAAACAATTGCTGGCCATCAGCGGCGGCAAGGAGCGCATGGCGCACTACTGGCTTTCCATTGATCCGGAAGGCGCCAGCACGCTGCAGGCCGCCAGAAAAATCCGCGAAGTGCATGCCATCAAGACCGAGGAATACGCACGTTTGGTCGACAATGGTCAGGTAACTCTGCGTCCCGGAATACATCGGCTGATCATTGACGCCTATTGCGCGGGCATGCCGCTGGCCATCGCCACCACAACTACCGCAGCCAATGTAGAAGCACTGCTGCTGCACTGCCTGGGGGCAGACTGGAGAAAGTTTTTCGTCACTATTTGCGATGCCAGCACGCCGGGCAAGAAAAAGCCGGAACCCGATGTTTACCTGCATGCCCTGTCTGCACTGAATGTGGAAGCGAGCAATTGTATCGCCTTTGAAGACTCGGAAAACGGCCTGCGCGCGGCAACCAAGGCCGGTATTTCAACCATCATTACACCCACGCATTTCACAGAAGGTCAGGATTTTTCCAGCGCCATGCTGGTGTTGCCCCATCTGGGAGACCCTGATCTACCTGTACCGGCTGGCAATGGTATCCACCAGACTCTGGTCGATCTGCTCACGCTTAAATGCCTGCATGCAGACCCCCTGCTTAAAGCGGGCTAA
- a CDS encoding LysR family transcriptional regulator, whose protein sequence is MRRYTLRQLDTFLEVARAESVSKAAEKLHVTQPAVSTQLRQLEDALGIALVEANGRQIRLTEAGREVEQYVIAATSQMSQLDDVVEGLKGLQRGRINLGIVGTAKYFVPMLLVHFRKRFPSIEISLQIQNRDQIFNMLERNELDLAITGRVPERLDCLSEAFATNPLGFVSAPEHPLSRRRQAPLSIFNDIDFVVRESGSGTRATMESIFQQHNITPRIVMEMPSNESIKQAVMAGMGVTFLSLRTVRHELAAGHLALLDIQDTPILRHWRVAHLRTKKLAPAALGLKEFLINDGGALINIWA, encoded by the coding sequence ATGAGACGTTACACACTGAGACAGCTGGATACTTTTCTGGAGGTGGCTCGTGCCGAGTCTGTATCCAAGGCTGCAGAAAAATTGCATGTGACCCAGCCTGCCGTATCCACACAATTGCGTCAGCTGGAAGACGCGCTGGGCATTGCGCTGGTAGAGGCAAATGGCCGGCAAATTCGCCTGACCGAAGCAGGGCGTGAGGTGGAGCAATATGTGATTGCCGCAACCTCACAAATGAGCCAGCTTGACGATGTGGTAGAAGGCCTCAAAGGCTTGCAGCGCGGGCGCATCAATCTGGGTATCGTGGGCACGGCAAAATACTTTGTTCCCATGTTGCTGGTGCATTTTCGTAAGCGTTTTCCCAGTATTGAAATTTCGCTGCAGATTCAGAATCGTGATCAGATTTTTAATATGCTGGAGCGCAATGAACTGGATCTGGCCATTACCGGCAGGGTACCTGAAAGGCTCGATTGCCTGTCGGAGGCATTCGCCACTAATCCCCTTGGGTTTGTCAGCGCGCCCGAGCATCCCTTGTCACGACGTCGTCAGGCGCCCCTGTCGATTTTCAATGATATTGATTTTGTGGTAAGAGAAAGCGGATCGGGAACACGGGCAACCATGGAAAGCATTTTTCAGCAACATAACATCACACCGCGCATTGTGATGGAGATGCCCAGCAATGAGTCTATTAAACAGGCTGTGATGGCGGGTATGGGAGTCACCTTTCTGTCCTTGCGCACAGTTCGTCATGAGCTGGCCGCCGGCCATCTGGCCTTGCTGGATATTCAGGATACGCCGATTTTGCGGCACTGGCGGGTGGCGCACTTGCGCACCAAGAAGCTCGCGCCCGCAGCCCTGGGGCTGAAGGAATTTCTGATTAATGATGGCGGTGCCCTGATCAATATATGGGCCTGA
- a CDS encoding cytochrome b, with translation MDAPRYTRVAMALHWLVALCLIGQFVLGWYLEGIPRGVPDRSYFVNIHKSTGMLIGLLILLRIGWRLAHRPPVLPASVPDWQQKAASVIHFLLYFFMLMLPLTGYIASNFSKWGVKFFNTIEMPPWGMEDKAIYAFFNQLHGLISWILLGLIILHVLAAVSHFVSGHRDVIYRMLPGSSSGR, from the coding sequence ATGGATGCACCTCGTTATACACGAGTGGCTATGGCGTTGCATTGGCTGGTTGCGCTCTGCCTTATAGGGCAGTTTGTTCTGGGCTGGTATCTGGAGGGCATCCCGCGGGGTGTGCCTGATCGCAGCTACTTTGTGAATATACATAAAAGCACAGGCATGCTGATTGGCTTGCTGATCCTGCTGCGTATCGGCTGGCGCCTTGCTCATCGTCCCCCCGTATTGCCCGCGTCTGTGCCCGACTGGCAGCAAAAAGCAGCTTCCGTCATCCATTTTTTGCTGTACTTTTTTATGCTGATGCTGCCGCTCACCGGCTATATTGCTTCCAACTTCAGTAAGTGGGGCGTAAAATTTTTTAACACAATTGAAATGCCCCCCTGGGGCATGGAAGATAAAGCGATTTATGCATTTTTCAATCAGCTGCATGGGCTGATTTCCTGGATATTGCTGGGACTGATCATTCTGCATGTGCTGGCCGCCGTCTCGCACTTTGTGTCGGGACATAGGGATGTGATTTATCGAATGCTGCCAGGCTCCTCATCAGGCCGGTAG
- a CDS encoding phosphoribulokinase produces the protein MSERHPIISITGSSGAGTTSVTRTFQNIFRREGVTAATIEGDSFHRYNRAEMKERQAAAEKNGNANFSHFGPDTNLFAELETLFRTYSESGTGKRRKYLHDPQEAAPYKQEPGTFTDWEDVPPETDLLFYEGLHGAVVHDKVNIAQYPDLLVGVVPVINLEWIQKLWRDKSTRGYSAEAVTDTILRRMPDYVNHICPQFALTHVNFQRVPCVDTSNPFIARDIPAPDESFVVIRFANPKGIDFQYLLNMIHDSFMSRANTIVVPGGKMELAMQLIFTPFIWRMMERKKRATQA, from the coding sequence ATGTCAGAACGCCACCCGATTATCTCCATTACCGGTTCTTCAGGCGCGGGAACTACATCCGTGACCCGAACCTTCCAGAATATCTTCCGGCGCGAAGGGGTGACCGCCGCGACTATTGAAGGCGATAGTTTTCACCGCTACAACCGCGCGGAAATGAAAGAAAGACAGGCTGCAGCAGAGAAAAACGGCAATGCAAATTTCAGCCATTTCGGGCCGGATACCAATCTGTTTGCCGAGCTCGAAACCCTGTTTCGCACATACAGCGAAAGCGGCACCGGCAAACGGCGCAAGTACCTGCATGATCCGCAGGAAGCCGCTCCCTACAAACAGGAGCCGGGTACGTTCACTGACTGGGAAGACGTTCCTCCGGAAACCGACCTGCTGTTTTATGAAGGCCTGCACGGCGCTGTGGTGCACGACAAAGTCAATATTGCACAATATCCCGACCTGCTGGTTGGCGTCGTACCGGTGATCAATCTCGAATGGATCCAGAAATTGTGGCGCGACAAATCCACCAGGGGCTATTCGGCCGAAGCGGTGACCGATACGATTCTGCGTCGCATGCCTGACTATGTCAATCATATTTGTCCGCAGTTTGCGCTGACCCATGTCAACTTCCAGCGCGTACCATGCGTCGATACCTCCAATCCGTTTATTGCAAGAGACATACCGGCGCCGGACGAAAGCTTTGTGGTTATTCGCTTTGCCAATCCCAAAGGGATTGACTTTCAATATCTGCTGAATATGATCCACGACTCATTTATGTCGCGCGCCAACACGATTGTCGTTCCCGGCGGAAAAATGGAGCTGGCCATGCAATTGATCTTTACCCCTTTTATCTGGCGCATGATGGAGCGCAAGAAACGCGCTACACAGGCTTAA
- the tkt gene encoding transketolase, with product MNVAQRITVEDTRHADALRFLAADAVEQAQSGHPGAPMGMADIAEVLWRRHLSHNPADPTWFNRDRFVLSNGHGSMLLYALLHLTGYDLPLDEIRQFRQLHSRTPGHPEVGLTPGVETTTGPLGQGLTNAVGMALAEKLLARRYNHPGHMIVDHYTYVFLGDGCLMEGISHEACSLAGTLGLGKLICFYDDNGISIDGDVEGWFGDDTAARFAAYNWNVIADVDGHNPAAIDAAIFQAKSQPAAQARPTLICCRTHIGHGAPTKAGSHEVHGAPLGTDEIAAMRAARNWPHAEFELPADVVDDWNAVEQGAARQMLWQQQYDRWEARFPEDAKELTQRLAGDIPDGMLQALEELLDNSTALHGNIATRKASQIVLEAITPELPGLFGGSADLSGSNLTNVKSSVWVNHHGQGNYLSYGVREFGMAGIMNGLALHGGFIPYGGTFLTFSDYSRNAIRMAALMKQRVIHVFTHDSIGLGEDGPTHQPVEHLSALRVIPNNRVWRPCDGEETAIAWQQALQRREGPSCLVLSRQGLMPFTREKAQREQIARGGYILQDDAQAQVVLIATGSEVGIAVSAAASLREDGIAVRVVSMPCVEEFFAQPQSWRDQVLPPALPRVSIEAGSTWFWRGLVNNGTAIGLDSFGESAPAAQLYDYFGINPQAACNAVHALLEQAS from the coding sequence ATGAACGTAGCCCAAAGAATAACCGTTGAAGATACGCGGCATGCCGATGCATTACGTTTTCTGGCTGCCGATGCCGTAGAACAGGCGCAATCCGGGCATCCGGGTGCACCCATGGGCATGGCCGATATCGCCGAGGTGCTGTGGCGACGTCATCTGTCGCATAATCCTGCTGACCCCACCTGGTTCAATCGCGACCGCTTCGTGTTGTCCAACGGCCATGGCTCCATGCTGCTGTATGCGCTGCTCCACCTGACCGGCTACGATCTGCCGCTGGATGAAATCCGCCAGTTCCGTCAACTGCATTCACGCACGCCCGGTCACCCGGAGGTCGGCTTGACGCCTGGCGTAGAAACCACCACCGGACCGCTGGGTCAGGGGCTGACCAATGCGGTAGGCATGGCGCTGGCCGAAAAACTGCTGGCCCGTCGCTACAATCACCCTGGCCATATGATCGTGGACCATTACACCTACGTCTTTCTGGGTGATGGTTGTCTGATGGAAGGCATCAGCCACGAAGCCTGCTCGCTGGCCGGCACGCTGGGACTGGGCAAGCTGATCTGCTTTTACGATGATAATGGCATCTCCATTGACGGCGACGTCGAAGGCTGGTTCGGCGACGACACGGCGGCCCGCTTTGCCGCCTACAACTGGAACGTGATTGCCGATGTTGACGGACATAACCCTGCCGCCATTGATGCCGCCATCTTCCAGGCCAAATCGCAGCCGGCCGCCCAGGCACGGCCAACCCTGATCTGTTGCCGCACCCATATCGGCCACGGTGCACCCACCAAGGCGGGTAGCCATGAAGTGCATGGCGCGCCACTGGGCACCGATGAAATCGCCGCGATGCGCGCAGCACGAAACTGGCCTCACGCAGAATTTGAATTGCCTGCCGATGTTGTAGACGACTGGAATGCGGTCGAACAAGGCGCCGCGCGGCAAATGCTTTGGCAGCAGCAGTACGACCGCTGGGAGGCACGATTCCCCGAAGACGCGAAGGAACTGACCCAGCGACTGGCTGGCGATATCCCGGACGGCATGCTGCAGGCTCTGGAGGAACTGCTGGACAATAGCACTGCCTTGCACGGCAACATCGCCACCCGCAAGGCCTCGCAGATCGTGCTCGAAGCGATCACGCCCGAGTTGCCCGGACTGTTCGGTGGCTCAGCCGATCTCAGCGGCTCGAATCTGACCAACGTGAAATCATCGGTCTGGGTCAACCATCATGGCCAGGGTAATTATTTAAGCTACGGTGTACGCGAATTCGGCATGGCCGGGATCATGAACGGGCTGGCCCTGCATGGTGGATTCATTCCTTATGGCGGCACATTCCTGACCTTCTCGGATTATTCACGCAATGCGATTCGCATGGCAGCGCTCATGAAACAGCGCGTGATTCATGTGTTTACCCACGACTCGATCGGCCTGGGCGAAGATGGTCCTACCCATCAGCCGGTGGAACACCTGAGCGCGCTGCGTGTGATTCCCAACAACCGCGTCTGGCGTCCCTGCGACGGTGAAGAAACCGCCATTGCATGGCAGCAGGCGTTACAGCGACGGGAGGGTCCCAGTTGTCTGGTGCTCTCGCGTCAGGGTCTGATGCCGTTTACGCGCGAGAAGGCACAACGCGAGCAGATTGCGCGCGGCGGGTATATCCTGCAGGACGACGCCCAGGCGCAGGTGGTATTGATTGCCACCGGATCGGAGGTGGGCATCGCCGTTAGCGCAGCAGCCAGCCTGCGTGAGGATGGCATAGCAGTGCGCGTGGTCTCCATGCCCTGCGTGGAAGAATTTTTTGCTCAGCCACAATCCTGGCGCGATCAGGTGCTGCCGCCCGCTTTGCCGCGCGTCAGTATTGAAGCCGGTTCCACCTGGTTCTGGCGTGGCCTTGTGAATAACGGCACTGCTATCGGCCTGGACAGTTTCGGCGAATCCGCACCGGCAGCCCAGTTATACGACTATTTCGGTATCAATCCGCAAGCAGCATGCAATGCAGTTCACGCGCTGCTTGAACAGGCTTCATAA
- a CDS encoding form I ribulose bisphosphate carboxylase large subunit, which yields MQGTQEIDNERYQQRPDQGPKKRYAAGVLKYAQMGYWDGDYEPTDTDILAVFRITPQDGVDPIEAAAAVAGESSTATWTVVWTDRLTACDKYRAKAYRVDPVPNNEGQYFCYIAYDLSLFEEGSITNVTASIIGNVFSFKPLKAARLEDMRFPAAYVKTFAGPPTGIIVERERLDKFGRPLLGATTKPKLGLSGRNYGRVVYEGLKGGLDFMKDDENINSQPFMHWRDRFLFVMDAVNKASAATGEVKGSYLNITAGTMEEMYRRAEFAKELGSVIVMVDLVVGWTAIQSISHWCRQNDMILHMHRAGHGTYTRQKNHGVSFRVIAKWLRLAGVDHLHAGTAVGKLEGDPMTVQGYYNVCRDAYTQTDLPRGIFFDQDWVALRKVLPVASGGIHAGQMHQLLELFGDDAILQFGGGTIGHPDGIQAGAVANRVALESMVLARNEGRNIAEEGPQILKDAAKHCGPLRAALDTWGEVTFNYQSTDTSDYTPVPSVA from the coding sequence ATGCAAGGCACTCAGGAGATAGACAATGAACGATATCAGCAACGTCCAGATCAGGGACCGAAAAAACGCTATGCAGCCGGTGTACTCAAGTACGCACAAATGGGTTACTGGGATGGCGACTACGAACCCACGGACACCGATATACTCGCGGTATTTCGTATCACACCGCAAGACGGGGTTGACCCGATTGAAGCGGCCGCAGCCGTTGCCGGCGAATCATCCACAGCAACCTGGACAGTGGTCTGGACCGACAGGCTGACCGCCTGCGATAAATACCGCGCAAAAGCATACCGGGTTGATCCGGTTCCCAACAACGAAGGTCAATACTTCTGCTATATCGCCTATGACCTTTCCCTGTTTGAAGAAGGCTCTATCACCAACGTGACCGCCTCTATCATCGGCAATGTGTTTAGTTTCAAACCGCTCAAGGCAGCCCGACTCGAAGACATGCGCTTTCCAGCCGCGTACGTGAAAACTTTCGCCGGCCCGCCCACAGGCATTATTGTTGAACGCGAGCGTCTGGATAAATTCGGTCGTCCATTACTGGGCGCCACCACCAAACCCAAACTGGGCCTGTCCGGACGCAATTACGGCCGGGTGGTTTACGAAGGTCTCAAAGGCGGTCTGGACTTTATGAAGGATGACGAGAACATCAACTCTCAGCCTTTTATGCACTGGCGCGATCGTTTCCTGTTCGTGATGGACGCAGTCAACAAAGCCTCGGCCGCAACCGGCGAAGTCAAGGGCAGTTACCTGAACATCACCGCCGGCACCATGGAAGAGATGTATCGTCGCGCCGAGTTTGCCAAAGAACTGGGATCCGTTATCGTGATGGTCGATCTGGTGGTCGGCTGGACCGCGATCCAGTCCATCTCCCACTGGTGTCGTCAGAACGACATGATTCTGCATATGCACCGTGCCGGTCACGGTACTTACACCCGCCAGAAAAACCACGGCGTATCTTTCCGGGTCATTGCCAAATGGCTGCGCCTGGCTGGCGTGGATCACCTGCATGCCGGAACCGCAGTGGGCAAGCTCGAAGGCGATCCAATGACAGTACAGGGCTATTACAACGTCTGCCGCGATGCCTATACGCAGACCGACCTGCCGCGCGGCATTTTCTTTGACCAGGACTGGGTGGCCTTGCGTAAGGTATTGCCCGTCGCATCTGGCGGCATTCACGCCGGTCAAATGCATCAACTGCTGGAGCTGTTCGGTGACGACGCCATCCTGCAGTTTGGCGGTGGCACCATTGGTCACCCCGACGGGATTCAGGCGGGCGCCGTCGCCAATCGCGTCGCACTTGAATCGATGGTTCTGGCGCGCAACGAAGGTCGCAACATTGCAGAAGAAGGACCGCAAATTCTCAAGGATGCAGCCAAACATTGCGGCCCCTTGCGGGCAGCGCTGGATACCTGGGGTGAAGTGACCTTCAACTACCAGTCTACCGATACCTCTGACTATACGCCCGTGCCGTCTGTCGCCTGA
- a CDS encoding amino acid kinase family protein, whose amino-acid sequence MWVVKLDGALAHDDTLQDWVEEISTVGGGRVIIVPGRWQGAEFVDKMKARWKLDRLVTHNMLLLTGAQYGLLISSMAPQISPVLDARHVRQTLQRGGVALWMPLSLMRNIPDHMTDSTISSDSIAAWLARHLNAERLILIKEQPVVSNVNVADHIRNGVLDEGFRKYADQLACPVTLLHKSELSRFHSMLLNGGSSDLLDRAGETIRG is encoded by the coding sequence ATGTGGGTAGTCAAGCTTGACGGTGCTCTGGCTCATGATGATACATTGCAGGACTGGGTTGAAGAAATCAGTACCGTCGGCGGGGGGCGGGTCATTATTGTGCCTGGCCGCTGGCAGGGTGCAGAATTTGTCGACAAGATGAAAGCGCGCTGGAAGCTGGACCGATTGGTAACGCACAATATGCTGCTGCTGACCGGTGCACAGTATGGTTTGCTGATCAGTAGCATGGCACCGCAGATCAGCCCGGTTCTTGATGCACGTCATGTGCGCCAGACGCTGCAACGGGGGGGTGTCGCGCTATGGATGCCACTGTCCTTAATGCGCAATATACCGGATCATATGACCGACTCGACGATTTCATCCGATAGTATCGCGGCGTGGCTTGCACGCCATTTGAATGCAGAGAGGCTGATTCTGATAAAGGAGCAGCCCGTGGTTTCTAATGTGAATGTGGCGGACCATATTCGCAATGGCGTGCTGGATGAGGGCTTCAGAAAGTATGCGGATCAGCTGGCCTGCCCGGTTACGTTACTGCATAAAAGCGAATTGTCACGTTTCCATTCGATGTTGCTCAACGGTGGCAGTTCGGATTTGCTGGATCGGGCAGGTGAGACGATAAGAGGGTAA
- a CDS encoding class 1 fructose-bisphosphatase, with protein MQTPQRPTLTQFLIDERRRFPEAGGDFNSVILNIALVCRRISHAIACGALAGVNGSADSTNVQGEDQKKLDILSNDLFIEGNQWGGQLAGMVSEELDEPYSIPKPYTRGRYLLLFDPLDGSSNIDVNVSVGSIFSVLRAPDSRRATKAEDYLQPGVEQVAAGYAIYGPATMLVLSVGTGVHAFTLCPLVGEFMLTHPNLKVPEDTSEFAINTSNSRFWEEPVRRYVDECIAGKTGERGKDFNMRWIASLVAEAHRILMRGGVFLYPRDNKQPARNGRLRLLYEANPIGFIMEQAGGRASTGHEPVMQVKPTDIHQRIGFIFGSKNEVERIEQYHKHPRRVDSPNPLFHERSLFTETPNMQ; from the coding sequence ATGCAAACACCGCAACGCCCTACCCTGACCCAGTTCCTGATTGACGAGCGGCGCCGCTTTCCCGAAGCGGGTGGCGACTTCAATAGCGTGATACTCAATATCGCGCTGGTCTGTCGCAGAATTTCACACGCCATTGCCTGCGGTGCCCTGGCCGGTGTCAACGGCAGCGCCGATTCCACCAATGTACAGGGAGAAGATCAGAAAAAGCTCGATATCCTGAGCAACGACCTGTTCATCGAAGGCAACCAGTGGGGAGGACAACTGGCCGGCATGGTATCGGAAGAGCTCGATGAACCCTACAGCATTCCCAAACCCTATACCCGTGGCCGGTATCTGTTGCTGTTCGATCCACTTGATGGCTCATCCAATATTGACGTTAATGTGTCTGTCGGCAGTATTTTCTCGGTTTTGCGCGCCCCCGACTCTCGGCGTGCCACCAAAGCCGAAGACTATCTGCAACCCGGCGTTGAACAGGTTGCTGCCGGCTATGCTATCTATGGCCCCGCAACCATGCTGGTACTTTCAGTGGGCACGGGTGTTCACGCATTCACCCTATGTCCGCTGGTCGGGGAATTCATGCTCACTCACCCGAACCTGAAAGTGCCGGAAGACACCAGCGAATTTGCGATCAACACGTCCAACAGCCGCTTCTGGGAAGAACCGGTGCGCCGTTATGTGGATGAGTGCATTGCCGGCAAAACCGGCGAACGCGGCAAGGATTTCAACATGCGCTGGATCGCTTCGCTGGTTGCCGAGGCGCACCGGATCCTGATGCGCGGCGGCGTCTTTCTGTATCCGCGGGATAATAAGCAGCCTGCCCGCAACGGTAGACTGCGCCTGCTTTACGAGGCCAACCCGATAGGTTTCATCATGGAACAGGCTGGTGGACGCGCCAGTACCGGTCATGAACCGGTCATGCAGGTTAAGCCCACCGACATCCATCAGCGTATCGGCTTTATCTTCGGCTCAAAAAATGAAGTTGAGCGGATCGAGCAGTATCACAAGCATCCGCGACGGGTTGACTCGCCTAATCCGCTTTTTCACGAACGCAGCCTGTTCACCGAGACGCCGAACATGCAATAA